AGAATTTATTCCCTGGATCctacataaattaatatacTCTACCTTCATTTGATATGACAGTATGTAATATACAATAATCTTCTTCTCTATATcctaattttgtttgttttgtttttccgaAACATGGAATCAGAGCAACAAGCTCTTGAGATCTAACGCCACTGCTACCCTTACCCtagaaaaaaggaacaaagaaagaaatggacagcttcttctctttttcccaTTACTATGACATAGGTTCCTTTAAATCTTTTCGCTTGGATTTCTTCTCGGTTCTCAGCTTGATTTACTTCATTCCCTGTGGGTGACAAAACTGACAACTAGGGCCTGTCTTCTCTATGAAATTGAAGTGCCTAATTACCTTGAGAGTGAGTATCACTGGTATAGGCtgattatttgttgtttaCACTTAATGGGTGACTGTTAGGCATTTAGACTAAATTAAGATTTTCAGCTTAAATTAATGTCTGATTTTCAGAGATGATTACCAGAGAAATTAATGTCAGAGTACTCCTTTCATTTGAGTATGCACTATGcaatgttcttcttcttcctttctaaagtttcttgttttattCCCCCCCTTTTTCAACACTTGGCAGGTGGAGTTCACACTGATTATGTTTCGTCCATTTGTGGGAGAGATAATTGTTGCAAAACTTAAAGAATCTACTGCAAATGGTTTACGTCGTATGTATTCTACTGAGATGAACTGAGTGTAGCTTAATTACGTCTCATTTAGTTTTTCCTTCTTAGTTTCTCCTTGGTGCAGGCAATTCTCACTCTATGCATTGATGGACTCCTCTTTGATAAGGAAGCATGTCTATGTCTTACCCACAGTCTGATTTTGAATCTTTAAATGGCAGTGTCCCTTGAATTTTTTGATGATATTTATGTACCTGTTCATCTTTTGCCTGTTCCATCCCATTCCGTGCCTGACCCAGGAAAGAGGTGACCATCCCTTCCATGTCTGGTTGATATAAGTACAAATAGCGTTATATTTATAATCCTGCATGAATTCTTGtatattgatatatttttaaacACCCTTTAATTTGTAGTTTATAATATTTGCTGAGGATTACAGGGATAGGGTCATGTGGATATGGAAGTTTCCTGATTCAGATGAAGAACTTGTTATTGATGGGATAGACCAGGTTCATATTGTTGTGGTTTGATTTGTCCATACGTACTCAAATTTCTGGTGCCTAAGTGTATGCTAACTTTTAGTTCCAAATGGCAGATAAAATTCCAAGTTCACAGTGTGAactttcctccaattccaattgAGCAGCCAGAAGACTCAAAACCATTTGCCCCTATGGTGGTTACAGTAAGTTTATGCTTTGAATCTTATCATACGACTGGTGGTTGCATCTAGCTGTAGCATCACCTGATCTCTAGTTCTCTACAATTCTCCTAAGGCAATGAATTATTGCAAAATGCTGCTTTGTGAAACTTCTGTTCCCTTTAAATCTGTGCTAATTCCTCTATGTAGAGTAACACTAATTCTTTTGTTACATCTTTGTTCAAATTAAATGAGGGATCTCTTTTGGCAAGTAGATTTCCAATGAATTCTATGAGCCTCCAATTAATTTCCTATTTTACAGGGATCAATTGATTTTGATGGTTTGGGCCCTGTTTCGTGGTGGGTGGATGCAGAAGATAAGGATGAAGAACCTGAAGATCCTTAAGCTGACAGACCTTCAGCAAAGGGGGGCAACTTCTATCATGTTTCTCATGAATGTGTTTGAAGGCATGAATACAATTTGATTTGAGCTTGTAACTTCTTCATTTTAGATTATACATAAACTATTGTAGTTCAAATTAGCTTGATGGGAAGGTGGACAAACTTTAGTGGTGTAGGGGGTAAGACAATATTTGTATGAATTCCATTGTGAATCAGCTTAGCTTGAGCCTTGGGGGGTTAGTGGTTTTGACCTGCCGCCCCATTTGCAATATCTTGGGGAAACTGCTACTTGCACATATCTAAATGTAATTCTAGCATCAAAGTGTTTCCTTTGAGTGTAGAATTGTGAAAGCACTTGATAGAGTAAATGGActtgtgtttttatttattctttttgtaattaaatgaacGTATTAACAAAAAGGAGGGCAAATCCCTTGGTACAAATAACAACAGGGTCATAAGACCAAACAAGAGAACACAAGGGGGCAGTCCTACCAATAGAAGACAATCCCTAGCTAATAATACAACAAACCCTAATAGCAATTAGCTTATAGGGATCTTCCAATCTGCAACAAGATAGGAGTTTGCAGGTGAGGTTTGAAACACTAAAGAGCACAGCTTACCTAATAAAATTCTGCAATTACTGAAAATCCTACAATTTGAGTGTTACGGCAAGGGGGCAAGAAGCGTTTATGAAAATCCTACAATTTATTTCCTTCCAAATGTAGTAAACAAAGGCAGCAAACAGAAGTCTAATTTTGCTTATTCATTACGTAATCTCCCTTGCACATCAAGATTGCTATATATTACATTGTTTGATTCGCATCAGCAATCAAAACGATTTCTGTAGAATTTGTTACTGTTGATGCACTTGTGGTACTTGAATTGTCCCCAGGAACCACTTCTGGCAATTGTTGTGGATACAAGAAAGGCTTTGGAGGCATTTCAAGGCTCTCAATTTCTCCTTCAAGCATCTCAACTGCTTTATTCATAGAAGGACGGACACTAGGCTTCATTTGTATGCACCACAATGCCACAATGATCATCTTCTTTATgatcttctcttcctcctctgtGGCGTCTTCAACTTTTATGTCCTTTCCATCACTCAATTGGTCAAAAACCCATGTTGGAAAGTATATTTGGCTTGACTTCTCTATGGTTGCATTTAAATTCTTTCTTCTGCCAGCCATTTCCATCAATAGCATTCCAAAACTATAGACATCAGCTTTGTATGAAATACCTCCAATGTTTTTATAGAATAACTCTGGTGCTATGTATCCGATAGTTCCTCTTGCTGCTGTCAAAGATACAATGCTATTATCGAGCGGGCATAGCCTTGCTAATCCAAAATCAGACACCTTGGGAAGAAAATTCTCGTCAAGAAGAATGTTATGAGGTTTGATGTCAAAGTGCAGAATTTGCATGTCACATCCTCTGTGCAGATATTCAATACCACGAGCCACTCCAAGCGCAATTTCAAACATTTTCTCACAATTCAAAGAGACAACTCCTTGTTGAGAAAATAAGTATTTATCAAGAGATCCATTAGGCATGAAGTCGTATACGAGAGCACGCTTTGAACCCTCAACACAGAAGCCAATGAGTCGCACCACGTTGACATGGTGAATCCTTCCAATGGTAGCAACTTCATTGATGAAGTCTTGCCCATTAGCTTTGGACTTACCCAACATCTTGATGGCTACCAGGCGACCGCTACGAAGCTTTGCCTTGTATACCGAGCCATAGCCTCCTTCACCCAATTTTTCCTTGAAACCTTTGGCCATCTTTTTTATGCTTGAGTAAGAATACCTTACTGGCACGAGCTTATTGTTCTGCAAAAAGTCTTCTATATTGTGATGCACTGACAAGTGCCTCCTTCTCCATTTGTATATTATTAATGCAGTTGCACAGGGAAAGCCAAACACATATAAGACTGTGTGCAATATTCCTGCGTAGTTCACAAAAAGTGGACTCAATAGAGATATTAATTGATTGCTCCAATACCATCAACATTTTCCTTAGTACAACATTTTCCTTAGTTACTTTTTTAGCAAAGATGAAGGAATttgtaagaaacaaaaacttgaaaagaaatagaataccTCTTCTGCAACACAAGTGAAAAATGCTACACAGTAActgaaaaatttgaattgcTATAACTGAAAAATGCTACACAGTAACTGATTTCAAGTAGTTCACATTACCTAGGTAAGAGATTACACAGCTTAATGGAAGCAGATAAAGGGGGACATCGCTGTTGCACTTGTTGGTGAGCGCAAAGGCATACACATAGAATACCCCTTCTGCAACTTGGCCTGGTATAGAGCGTATGAACTGTAAGATCTTCTGGTACAATTAAGTATACTTTGATGAATGTAATGCCGGATTAAGAAACTAAGTACTTGCCTGATATCAGGAGTATGGAGTGTATGAACTGTAAGATCTTCTGGTACAAATGTTCTgcattgcaaaagaaaataagattcATATTTGCATACAAAAAGATCataatacatatgtatatattagaAATCACCATGTCATAGTCTACTTTTGACCACCAAATTATTTGTAGTGAAAACACCATAAACTAGCCTCCCGTCCCGTacttttgataaaaactctctTCCTATTCCCTTGATCAGTATCTCTAACATAATATATCATGAGAACAGCGTGATTATTTGACAACAAAATCTTGTCAATGTGTATAGTTTCATATCCATCCCATTCTTATCTTTCTCACGGGATTTACCAAGAATAGAGAgcatgctctgataccatgttaatgTGAAATTATTCGGTAATGATTCTGTGTCTATTTAAAAGGGCAAAGCTTGATAGACAAGACAATGAAACTAAGAATGGTAACCTATACAAGTCAAAAATACAATCAAGGGAGAAATTGACAACTAAGGAAATTAACCAAATATGAAGAATTAAAGTCAAATGGGTGGGTTCTACCATTACTTGGTTCGAGGAATCTCCTGATTTTATTAGTGATCTCTTATTTGAGGAATGTAACATGTAATTTTTCTACGGGCATGATCTTAGGGGGACATGGGGTACTCTATCGGTGGTTAGGTTCTTGGCCCCGCTTTGCGGTTAAGTGAGTAAGACTACTAAGTTAGTCGGATGACCCGATGATCGAACCTGTATGTGTAGATAAACATGCCTAATTCCCGACGACATGGTCCGATTTTTTTGGCCCTGTTACTTATTCCCTCTATCAAGCAATAATACTATCGCTCTTttctataaaacaaaaaaagaaaaagaaaaaacagttaaatgaataaataaggCTTGGTGGGTGGTGAAGAAGATATTTAACAGCGCTGCATATTACTGACATCATCTGGAGGATCGAGAACAAATATGTTGACTCTAGCTAGCGTTATTGAATAAGTGAAATCATTAACAGATGCACTGTAGTACCTTTGGTTATTGAAGGGCACTTGGTTTTACTCACGTTATCGAGCGTGCAGTTCTTCTCATCCATTCCACATTTGAAGTAACATGAAGCGTTAAACCATGAGAGCTCAAAGCCGCGCGCTATTTCATTATATATACCTTCACAGGACAAGTTCTGGTGCAGATCCCTAGATGTTGAAGGTGACACCACAACCATTTGTGTTATTCTGCAGGACTCCCCCAAATCGAATGAACTTATGTTGCCAATCATGACATAAGAAAACATTCTTAAAGTACTGGACAAAGAAGAATTGGCAGAATTGTTGATGCATGGAGCTGTATCAACAAGGCGAGGAGAATGCATTGGATTTGCACAGCTGATAAATATTATAGGCACTTCACGTATTGCTAGACTAGATGGGTACCAAGGATCAGGGGCGAAAGGATTTCCACCACTAAGGTTCAAGGAGGTTAAAGAGTAACGTGGGTTGGAGAAGTAGTTGTCTTTCTTCTGAACACCAGCATCCACAACTCGGATTGTCCAGTCACTGTAATTGATCGCCTTTACGTAATACTTTCCCGAATACAAGCATATTACTGTAACATTTTCCTCACAATATAGCTCAAAACTGTTGTAGCTACAGTTTTGAAGGCTTCCCTTTAATTGAAAGGGATACTTTATGTTGATATTGCCACAAAGGGCACTATCTTGCACCGTGGATGTTTGGAAACAGAAGGAACAAGgaacaaggagaaggagaagggcTATGTGTGCAGCAAATAGGAGACTTCCTCTAGACATAGTGAGAGAGAATATTAGGAGGAAGGGAAGAGGCATTCAATCCAATAGGAATTTATCGAAATTAAGGAAGAGGACAAAGATTTAATTAGACAAAATAGGTTATGTGGCTATGGCAAATAAGACAGGAGTGACTTCAGAAATGACCATTTGAAGGCAAGTTCACACTCACAAATACAAGAGAGAATAAAAGAGAGGCAAATAAGAATAGTGTCTCTAGAACAAAGCTCTTGTGCAGCacgaaatgaagaagaaaacaactggaattttatttcttctcctACAGCAGCAGctccttttcttctctgctcttCTGCCTCAcatctcttcttttctcttgGTTCGCCTTCCTCTAGTTCTCTTAAACAGCTCAACAATAAAACTCTGCGTTTCTCCGAAGGACAAAGTGCTGCCAATCAACTTTGCTTTCCCACTTTGTCAATGCTGGTCACACTTTGCCTCGAACTTGCTATAACTCTCCCCAAACTCCAGcctttcatattaaatttatattaaaattttgtaactgttgagaaaatattgaaaaatctGTAATGTTGAACCCCAAATAATGAATAAGCAAAAGCATTCACAATCATTAGTATGAGATGAtaatagaaaattataaataatgaaTATATCATGCGTAGCTAATGAAGTTTAAGTGGCAAGTTTCCAAAACTTATTATAATGAATATATCAACgattaaatattattaaatattaaataagtAGAAAGAAGACCAAGACCTGAGCTGCAGTCAACATAtatttaagatttttttttcctaaattgTATTGCTCTGTTTTTTCTACATTCACACTTGACCAGCATGTGCTCTCTGATTGACATATATGAGTCAACACCAATGTGACACGGTATCAGCTGCTTAAATTAGACTGGACCACATTATCTTTAGACTCGTTTTCAATCAGTGATGAAGTTGTGAAtgcattttccattttatcacccaaattttcaaaagaatttagatgaaaaattaataaaatataagtcgtatttaaaaaaacaatccCACTCACTTAAGGATCTAAAAATAAGGTCATGAGAGGTCCTATTTAATAAAGGCCATTGGATTAAGGGCCAGTTTGGAATTGCTGTTACTTAAAAACAAAGTTGTTTctattcaatatatatatacatatatatatattccctTATGTTCTTTCCTTGCCCT
The Prunus dulcis chromosome 2, ALMONDv2, whole genome shotgun sequence DNA segment above includes these coding regions:
- the LOC117619573 gene encoding DNA-directed RNA polymerase III subunit RPC8 — translated: MFYLSRIEHTLRLPPHLLSLRLEDAVRGELEKLFLDKVIANLGLCISVHSIQSIKDGFILPNDGHPTFRVEFTLIMFRPFVGEIIVAKLKESTANGLRLSLEFFDDIYVPVHLLPVPSHSVPDPGKRDRVMWIWKFPDSDEELVIDGIDQIKFQVHSVNFPPIPIEQPEDSKPFAPMVVTGSIDFDGLGPVSWWVDAEDKDEEPEDP
- the LOC117618142 gene encoding uncharacterized protein LOC117618142, translating into MPLPFLLIFSLTMSRGSLLFAAHIALLLLLVPCSFCFQTSTVQDSALCGNINIKYPFQLKGSLQNCSYNSFELYCEENVTVICLYSGKYYVKAINYSDWTIRVVDAGVQKKDNYFSNPRYSLTSLNLSGGNPFAPDPWYPSSLAIREVPIIFISCANPMHSPRLVDTAPCINNSANSSLSSTLRMFSYVMIGNISSFDLGESCRITQMVVVSPSTSRDLHQNLSCEGIYNEIARGFELSWFNASCYFKCGMDEKNCTLDNVSKTKCPSITKEHLYQKILQFIHSILLISGQVAEGVFYVYAFALTNKCNSDVPLYLLPLSCVISYLGNVNYLKSVTV
- the LOC117617867 gene encoding rust resistance kinase Lr10-like; translation: MAKGFKEKLGEGGYGSVYKAKLRSGRLVAIKMLGKSKANGQDFINEVATIGRIHHVNVVRLIGFCVEGSKRALVYDFMPNGSLDKYLFSQQGVVSLNCEKMFEIALGVARGIEYLHRGCDMQILHFDIKPHNILLDENFLPKVSDFGLARLCPLDNSIVSLTAARGTIGYIAPELFYKNIGGISYKADVYSFGMLLMEMAGRRKNLNATIEKSSQIYFPTWVFDQLSDGKDIKVEDATEEEEKIIKKMIIVALWCIQMKPSVRPSMNKAVEMLEGEIESLEMPPKPFLYPQQLPEVVPGDNSSTTSASTVTNSTEIVLIADANQTM